The following is a genomic window from Calliphora vicina chromosome 5, idCalVici1.1, whole genome shotgun sequence.
ACGTATTATAAATATTCTGCTGTTTACTTCTTAGAATGGCCCCAAGTAAGCAGCTTGACAATTGGCTGCCCATGGAATCTAACCAAACCTAAGGCACAATATCAGTTTCTAGAGCCTATGCTCAATCGAGctcttttagttttaaattattcactTTCCTAAATATTTCAGGCGATATAATTGTTATTTcttcatatattttctattttaaagcaATCAAGTATTTAAATAACTTTGGAGCATTTAGATCAGAGTACTTTGCAGACAAATAATATCAGCAAAATGATATATTAACATTCTCATATGATCCCTTTACGTTTTAGCTATAAATACTAGAACAATTTGTGAATTTGGTTtccaatttaaatgttttttacaatatttcagtTTATTGTAATTGGGATTGTATATTTAGCAAAAACTATCAATTAAGTTTtcgtttttattaaacaaaattaattgaagtcAAATATTTAGCAATATTTTGAGCCTTCTACGTCATCATTGCTTAATTTAGTTAGTTACTTGAttctttctttttcaaaatggtggaatataaacaaaatcaaaacaatgagagaaaagaaaaactaagtaacagaaataaatatgattttgcattgttgttgttgtagaaacaaaaacctttaaaaGACTCTCTCTCTCTTTTAAAATGGAGGTCTATTAACGAAatcaaaacaaatgaaaaacaatgagagaatgtataaaataaactgagaaaaacaagtttttgttatgatgttgttttgtttttgttgttgcagtgAAATGTaatcaaaatcaaaacaatggaaaaacaGCTGTTTATAAAGATGCAGCCattttttagtagttttttgaTTTACGAACATTACGGCAAAGTTTGTGAAATAAAAGTGAGcttataaataatagaaaaatattaaattcgcATGGTTTTGCTATACAAAACCCAACGTCTAACAATATATTTACTATTAGATActgcccaattatgaataaaaattccgcgggagttttttcccttttctcatttttcctattcaatttcaatgaaaaaaaacttccggggaacaaactcccgcggaattttttattcataattgggctgatagtttaaaaaaacaatcgatgtagaaatttcaatattcagtccaattatgaataaaaattccccgggagttttctcccttttcccatttttcctatgtAAATTCAATGGGATAAAACtgccggggaacaaactccagGGAACAATTGGGCTGATTgtgttgaaaaataaagaaaactgtaACGTGATGGAACTCCagtttactttaaataaattaccgCTATTATCACAACGTAATAATCAGTAAAGCCCaacaaattcaagcacttgaaccatttaatggaatttgacttgaatgcaaagaAAATTATGTTATAAACTTGaaagattaaatattttttcaaactaaaaacaTGCTATTGATATAAAGTGAGATTCAACTATAATACAATTGCTTGACACTGGATTCAAGGCTGGAATTATACTTGTTTTCTACTTGAATTCtagcaaaaatgcttattgggaatgTAAAGTTATGTTTTAACAtaaagttatactgacagttttcatactaaaaactATAAGTTAACATATAACCAGTAATCGTGTTAATGAGGgtaattgaaatttatagatGGTGGTATAAGCTAGTtccgatttttgtttttaaaactggtgtaatgtTTTCCCAAATCTACGTTTTATTATGctctttactacttttttttctaatctaggaacaattttctttgaaaaaatctttataaatttaaagaaactaccaagtgtatataaaaaaaaccttaataaattaaatataacaaaaaccatATTGTATAAAGCAAAAAACAGCTCAACATATGCATACTGAAATTCTTAAAACCcccaagaaaagaaaaacagcaCTTAAAAGCACAGTCAACACCTAAATAGTAAACTAGACACACACAAAACTCCAGCACTTTTACACTACTTCAAAAACACCACAAATAAAGCACTCCTAAAGAGACTTTAAAACAAGCCacagaaaaactaaataaatttatataaaaatcatacaaataaacgatattataataaaaaaattataacgaaatataaaacaaatgatatggcttttttttgattttaattaattttttttttaagtttttatggctttaatataatttttgtaatataaaaaaaataaattaaacagaaTTCAGCTTTTCGTatacttttttcttttgtttgaaatgGTATGATCTCTTTATATCACTATGTACTATATGAATTTAGCAAAATATAAATGTGCGCAGCAAATCTAaataccaaaatataaaaaaaatcacccaGGACTTTAAATACTAAATCAAAGAAAAACTATTAACAAAACTTCTTATATActactatatatataaaaataacaaaaaccacAATGTGGGCTTctttaaacaaacaacaaacaaaaccaatttcatataaatataatcaTTATAAAGCAGCCTTAAGACTTAAACTGCAACAACTACATCAACTCgttaaaataatgaaactcCTCAAAACATCCTAAACCCATGTCTTCCTAACACACTTTACAATACAACTTTCCTCATACCCTAACCTCCTTAACATCctgttcatttatatttttagtttcttCAACTTTTTAGTTGTATATAAAACGAAGTAACAGTTTAAAGGGttataccaaaaaataaaatccccTTTAACACTTCGTTTTCTGAGCatgctttaaatttaattttcatttcattaacttttcatttatttttaacacaaacaCTTACACTTACAGACATCCAAACATTTATGTTGTCCTTTTAtgcttgagttttttttacattaaattagTTTATAAGCTTTTTTGGTTGTAGTTTGGCTTTATAATTTCTATTATTTCTAATAGTTAATAAGTATTTATTGTGTAAAACAACTTAATAGcattaaaacaaaagatttaagaCTCAAACTTGAAGATTTCCTATTAAACGAAAACAAAAGAATTATGCTACAAACTTGAGTTAAGgaaattcatgaaaaaaaattcatacaaaatttaatgctgttttgtttgaaagaaaaaaagataaaattaaaTGGTTTTGAATTGAATTATTAAGAAGAGACAGGTGTTGTTATACTGGCaaagaaaaatttcttaagttGCCTTAAAAAAATCGACATAAATTGCcttaaatgacttttaattataaacaactttaaatattttttttaaaatagtacctaTTAATAAGGAATTAATGAATTCAGTTAcgaaaatatttggaattcacaaattatgaaaattgtactaaattaccaacaattataaaaaggtactttttctaaaaagtaccaaaattaataaagtggttttatattcaattgtttGTAATATACTTAGCAATAATATGGtacaaaagtaccaaaaaagtaccattttgaaaaatagtatcGAATTAGTAccaatttacacaaaaattaacttttttgtaATAGATAATAATTGAATGATTTAATATGGAATCAATTCTCAAAGGAATTAATTCTCTACGCCTTGAGAATTTTCAACAttctacaaattaaaaattaatgaaagcagtttaaaaaattatgaaaattgtaccaaattaacaacaattatgaaaaaggtacttttctaaaaagtaccaaaattaatAAAGTGGATTTATATTCAATTGTTTGTAATATACTTAGCAATAATATGGTACCAAAGtacgaaaaagtaccatttcgAAAAATAATATCGAATTAGTaccaattataaaatttaaaaaaaaaaattactcaagcctttttggtaattttttacaCCACTGTGTAACacattaaattacaaataaaataaagaatgaatgaaagcagatacaaaaatatttgaaattcgaaaatttaaaaaaaggtactaaatcttaatttttctaaaaagtaccaaaactaaTGAAGGtagttacaaaaatatttagaattcgCAATATATGAAAATGGTACCAAATTACCAACAATTacgaaaaaggtattttttccaaaaagtaccaaaattaaattgtaatataCTTAGCAATAATATGGTACAAAAGTAccgttttgaaaaatatattaaattgataaaaatatactccagcctttttgtaatacataataaatgaatgattcaataaggaatcaATTCCCAAAGGAAGGAATTCTCTACAAATTAATAAAGTGGGTTTATATTCTAATAAACTTAGCAATAATATAGTACAAATGTACCATTTTGCAAAATAGTACCGATAACAATTGAATGATTTAATAAGTAATCAATACTCAAAGGAAATGAGTTCTGTACATTTAAGGTACAAACGAATTACACCTTGGGAATTAATTCGTATTGGATTATTTAATGGAATGGTTAAGagaaacaatttaatttgatttcgaaaattgttactatttatataatatTGAAATTGGTACATCTTTTTGGTATTTCGTTACTATTTTCATAGTTTAGTACCTGGGTATTTTAATACTTTGGTACTTTATTGATCGTATTTTTATGATTCTTtatactattttagtactttacAACTTGGTactttaattttagtatgtacctTGATAGTACTTTGGTACTTTTGGAAAGGAACTTGGTACTTTTCTGAttctattttagtactttagaACTTTGGTactttaattttagtatttttcataaatttttaattttggtacttttaataaaattaaattttagtactctaaactacattttttggtattttgatACTAATTTAGTAGTTTATTACCTTGTTATTTTAGTGCTTTATTGATATTGGTACTTTTGGAAAGATATATGGTACTTTTCTAATTCTTgatactattttagtactttagaACTTGGGTactttaattttagtatgtttcattaatttttaatgctggtacttttttttgaaattaaattttagtactcTAAACTGGATATTTGTcaagaatttttataatttttaccgtattatttttttttaatatttattttggtactattttcataattttgaaactgGTAGGTACTTATTTGGGTATTTCGATACTATTTTCATAGTTTAGTACTTTgataatattttggtacttttggaAAGGTACTTCGTAATTTTATGATTCTtggtaatattttaaaactgttttactttaattttagtacgttttatacatttttaatattggtactttttataaaattaaattttagtactctaaactacatatttttcataattttgaaattggtactttttttagtatttcGATACTATTTTCATAGTTTAGTACCTTGATAATATTTTGGTGCTTTAATGATTTTAGTACTTTTGAAAAGGTACTTCgcatttttcttattcttgatactattttaatactttAGAACTTATTtggtaattaaattttataatgtttcataaattttgaattttggttctttttataaaattaaattttagtacttAGTAAATAAACtgcaaatttttgaagaatttttataattttttggtactttttctaaaattaaattttagtactctaaactgcatatttttaaagaattttcataaCTTTTACCATTGcgtatatttttgttacttgCACTAGTttggatatttttgaaattggtacttttattttgcaaatttgaCATTATTTTGGTACTTAAATACTAAAGTAtgttcaaattaattttaaaaatatctcattCTTCATTCATTGGTACCAACTCTTTGTAATTTTGGGTTAAAAATCATATGTTTTAAGAGTACTAAACTATAGTCTATTGGTACTTTTTAGCATTTTGAATAAAATGGTACCAACTTCCTTTAGTTTTGACTTAAAATGTATTCAAATTTAACATtgttagggccattattacaacttagttaaagttaacattaagggtacctttttctattattttctaCTGTAATAATGGCACTTAGTGCTAcaatgaacaattttacaaaaaagtaccaaaattaagTACCCAAGCTTgggattttttaagaaaatcctGAGCAATTCAAATTTACattcttaaataatatttaaaaaacttcgTAAAAAAGagcttgtttatttattaaggaACTTTTTAAAACAAGTTGTAGGAACAAAATATAGTCTAAGAATTTACATTAGATTTTGTTGCCGCTGAATTTTTTCCAGTAGAacttaatttgaattgaatgaaaGGACTTTACAAAGATCTATTATATAACcttaaattacttttaaacttgtacttaaaattagtttaatttcaatgactttaacaacaatttactttaaaatttttctactatAATATTGTCTTATTcaacaataattttataacCATAACTCTTAAATAAACCATTTAATTTTATCTTTCTCTTTCAGTCCACAGGTCAGTCCGTTAATATATTGAATTATACCGCATgcttaaatacaaattatttaaattaaattgaaaaacttgaatattttattaacatatttttttcttttatcatcatttttaaaaaatctcaataaattataaaaataacaccaAAACAGTACCACCAAGATGGATTTTGGAACCCACCGATAAGGCTTTCGCTCAAGGATCCGATGCTAAAGTTGAATGCAAAGCTGATGGTTTCCCCAAGCCTCAAGTGACATGGAAGAAAGCTGTGGGtaagtagaaaaaaaactaattaaacaaATGCTGTGTTTCAGTACAAGTCAGATTTAAaggcctgtttcacgatgtcgaaagaaaaatgagtcgaacaaatttgtatgaaaactattcgcaagaattataaaaactgagtgtttttcaacaaaattgttcgactcaattttctttcgacatcgtggaacAGGCAGATAATGTTTCGATTTCTGTATTAAAATCTGAAAATCTGACTAAAACAAATCTTATATTTACCAAACTCTTGTAATCATTTATTTTCTTCCATAATCTTTAGGCAACAGTCCCGGTGAATACAAGGATTTGAAGAAAAACGACAATATTCGCGTTGAAGAAGGCACTCTACACATCGACAACATTCAAAAGACCAACGAAGGCTACTATTTGTGTGAGGCTATAAATGGCATTGGTTCCGGACTCTCGGCTGTCATAATGGTTAGTGTACAGGCTCCACCAGAGTTCACCGAAAAATTACGCAATCAAACTGCTCGTCGTGGCGAACCCGCTGTCTTGCAATGCGAAGCTAAAGGCGAAAAACCCATTGGCATTTTATGGAACATGAATAACATGCGTTTGGATCCCAAGAACGACAATCGTTATACCATACGCGAGGAAATCTTATCGACCGGTGTCATGTCTAGTCTATCGATTAAGCGTACCGAACGTTCTGACTCTGCCTTGTTTACCTGTGTGGCCACTAATGCTTTTGGTTCCGATGATGCAAGTATTAATATGATTATCCAGGAGGTGCCTGAGATGCCTTATGCCTTGAAAGTTTTAGACAAATCTGGCCGTTCCGTGCAATTGAGCTGGGCCCAACCCTACGATGGCAATTCTCCCATTACTCGTTATATTATTGAATTCAAACGTTCTCGTGCCTCTTGGGATGAAATTGATCGTGTTATGGTGCCTGGTGATACCACAGAAGCTCAGGTCCAGAAACTAAACCCTGCTACTACTTATAACATTCGCATTGTTGCCGAAAACACTATTGGTACTTCTCAATCCTCCGAAGCTGTTACCATTATCACCGCCGAAGAAGCTCCCTCTGGCAAGcctcaaaatattaaagttgAACCTGTTAATCAGACCACATTACGTGTCACTTGGAAACCACCAGCACGCTCGGAATGGAATGGTGAAATTTTGGGCTACTATGTAGGCTACAAACTATCCAACACTAACTCCTCGTATGTCTTTGAAACTGTGAATTTCGTAACCGAAGAAGGCAAAGAACATAATTTGGAATTGAACAACTTGCGTGTGTATACCCAATATTCGGTTGTTATTCAGGCTTTTAATAAGATTGGCGCCGGTCCCTTGTCCGATGAAGAGAAACAATTTACCGCTGAAGGCACACCCAGTCAACCACCCAGTGATACATCCTGCACCACTTTGACTTCTCAGACAATACGCGTTAGCTGGGTCAGTCCCCCATTGGAATCGGCAAATGGTGTTATTAAGACTTATAAGGTGGTCTATGCTCCCAGTGAAGAGTGGTATGGTGAGTATCTGAAAAGACAAATTTAGAATTAACTGgctttaatttcttaaattttaatttattttattgcctTTAGATGAAACCAAACGTCACTACAAGAAGACTGCCTCCTCGGATACCGTTTTACATGGCTTGAAGAAATACACCAACTATACCATGCAAATTTTAGCTACCACTGCCGGCGGAGATGGTGTACGCAGCGCTGCCATACACTGCCAAACTGAACCAGATggtaaatactaaaaaaattatgggaAACATgttgaaaatctttaataatttgctttaaatttatcttcaaaACAGTACCTGAAGCCCCCACCGATGTTAAGGCTCTTGTTATGGGTCATGCCGCCATCTTGGTATCATGGCGTCCACCAGCACAACCCAACGGCATCATACAACAATACACTGTCTACACTAAAGTCGAGGGAGCCGAAGGTGAACCCAAAAGCCAAAAAGTACCCCACTATCAAATGAGCTATGAAGCCACCGAATTGGAAAAGAATAATCCCTACGAATTCTGGGTTACAGCCAGCACAAATATTGGTGAAGGTCAACCCTCAAAGAGTATTGTAGCCATGCCCAGCGATCAAGTTCCTGCTAAAATTGCCTCATTCGATGACACCTTCACTGCCACCTTCAAGGAAGACGCCAAAATGCCCTGTCTAGCTGTTGGTTCTCCACAACCTGATATAACCTGGAAAATTAAGGGTGTTGAGTTTACTGGTAGCGATCGTATGCGTGTATTACCTGATGGTTCGTTGTTGGTTAAGTCGGTGAATAGACAAGATGCTGGTGATTATACCTGTCATGCTGAGAATTCAATTGCCAAGGATTCGATAACTCATAAGCTGATTGTTTTGGCTCCACCCATGTCACCTCAGGTTACTTTGTCCGCAACCACCACCGATTCGTTGACTGTTAAATTGAAGCCTCATGAAGGTGATACTGCTCCTCTACATGGTTACACTTTGCACTACAAACCTGGTAAGGAAGaatgattatttttatacccttcacccttgaaatagcggagtcgattaagccatgtccgcctttctgtctgtccgtttgtatgttgaaatcaattttctgaagatatcAAATATCTTCGGaattcaaatcttcaataattctgtcaggcatgctttcgagaagtttgctatttaaaatcagctaaatcggtccacaaatggctgagatatgaggagaaaaccaggacaacctcgatttttgacctttttttacctatatctggattaacatagacaatgtggatatctaatgatatatatttcaaagacctttgcaatggcgtatataaaaccataataagttggacctacaatgagtcaaaatcggaaaaatattcatcaatagtttttttcgctaaaatttaaaaaaacaaaaaaaaattttaaaattttaaaatttcataaaaaaattttaaaatttaagaataaaaattttcagaaaattttaaaaattttcaaaatttaaaataaaaattttcagaaaaacaaaaaaaaattttaaaattttaaaatttcataaaaaaattttaaaatttaagactaaaaattttcaaaaatttttttttgtttttctgaaaatttttattttaaattttgaaaatttttaaaattttctgaaaatttttattcttaaattttaaaatttgtttatgaaattttaaaatttaagaataaaaattttcagaaaattttaaaaattttcaaaatttaaaataaaaattttcagaaaaacaaaaaaaaattttaaaatttcataaaaaaattttaaaatttaagactaaaaattttcagaaaattttcaaaatttaaaataaaaattttcaaaaaatttaaaaaaaaaatttccaaaaaatgcaaaaataataaattttgtttacctaaaaatattcaaaatttgtattttgaagtataatttggtaaagggtatataagattcggctcaaCCGAATATAACTCACTTGTTTaatttcaaacttttatttttaaatctttttatagAATTCGGTGAATGGGAGACTGCTGAAGTTTCGGTTGATGCTCAAAAATACACTATTGAAAATCTCTTGTGTGGTTCACGTTATCAAGTTTATGCTACCGGATTTAACaagtatttgaaatttgttttttgttgtttgtaaaatcaaatatttattcacatttttgtttaaaattctataGCATTGGCGCTGGTGAAGCTTCCGATATCTTGAATACCCGTACCAAGGGCTACAAACCCAAACTGCCTGAGAAATCACGTTTCATTGAAGTCTCCTCCAACTCTGTGTCATTGCATTTCAAGGCCTGGAAAGATGGCGGTTGCCCCATGTCTCATTTTGTGGTAGAAAACAAAAAACGGTTGGtggtagttttaattttttcccctagaaagatataaaataaagttttattaactttattttttatagcgATCAAATTGAATGGAATCAAATATCGAATAATGTTAAGCCCGATAATAACTATGTGGTGTTGGATTTGGAACCTGCCACCTGGTATAATTTACGCATTACTGCCCACAACTCTGCTGGTTTTACTGTAGCCGAATACGATTTTGCCACTTTAACTGTTACTGGAGGTATGTTAACTCAGTtttccaattaatttttttaatttttattaaaacttttcttttcaaaaaaaaaaacattgcttttgTACATACCACAAAATCAACTACGtacatttaagatttttatttaattcacaataaaaatcttaaacaaaatatacaaataacaaaaaaaaataataattatttatacaaaGATAAGCTACACTtgcttaaatgtaaaaattatacataaaaaagttttcagttctttagcttttttattataaaaaaattataattttcatttaaattttcttttaacttaaaagcactttaaaatttatgattttctttaaattataatttcaaaaaaagcttgtgtaaaaattttttgttttactgtaaatgattttttggtttttattttaaaaattttcctttaattATCAACTTAGCTGCTAgtgtaaacaaacaaattttgtaaactaaactaaaatttaacaaaaaaaaaaattctattgcgTAAATGCAATTTGTTTTTCCTCCCCCTTGTTgttgatttaaacaaaaaaaaaattatatatatttagaaacaaaaaattgtgaaaatttttggtagtgtattgataaaaaaaaaaactaaattttgctTAATAgtaaacacaattttattattttgtttttttacggAAATCTCTACAAAGTTTTTGgtagaaattttaatagaattaaattacaaatagtagtagtcatagataaataaatatagatCGTAAACTCtaatgtcaaagacctaacacggttgtcaaaaacataaatgGTGAGAACAGAAACCTTATACGAGTATTGTACATTATCACCTCTTAggattttgacaactgagttagttCTTCGACAGCAGAGTTTCCCATCTAAGTGTATTTATCGATGGTagtagtttattttaattttgtttagtttgaattttatgtttataattttattttttaatttttcaaaccaTTTATGTGAAGATTGAGTACTCATTTCTTgtaattgtatttgaaattatgtTAAACTACTACAAAGATTTGTTAGGTTAATTAGAATTTCAAGAAATACTATCAACAATTACTTAAAGTATTACTTGAAATTCTTCTAAAAACCTTTAAATGTATGTAGTActtaaacataataaattattgttttgaaaataagtttaatttatgtattacCCCCTCCCCACTGTGGCATTTTTGATGTCTATATAATTTAGCATGTTGCTAAATGTTGTATTACAGTCtgcaaatattttgtgaaatgtttttttgttttgcaacaATTGTGTAATTGTGAATAAGATCAACACTTTTTGAAcatgaattttgaatatattttgacAGAATCC
Proteins encoded in this region:
- the Dscam1 gene encoding cell adhesion molecule Dscam1; its protein translation is MGHSDPVLRIESVKKEDKGMYQCFVRNDQESAEASAELKLGGRFDPPVIRQAFQEETMEPGPSVFLKCVAGGNPTPEISWELDGKKIANNDRYQVGQYVTVNGDVVSYLNITSVHANDGGLYKCIAKSKVGVAEHSAKLNVYGLPYIRQMEKKAIVAGETLMVTCPVAGYPIDSIVWERDNRALPINRKQKVFPNGTLIIENVERNSDQATYTCVAKNVEGYSARGSLEVQVMVPPKLTPLPSSVDNPLFLGDYFQLNCAVLHGDSPYNITWYYNDESVNNMEGITVMMHSKRSSSLNIESVLAVHAGKYSCIGANQAGYTEVSTNLTIRVPPRWILEPTDKAFAQGSDAKVECKADGFPKPQVTWKKAVGNSPGEYKDLKKNDNIRVEEGTLHIDNIQKTNEGYYLCEAINGIGSGLSAVIMVSVQAPPEFTEKLRNQTARRGEPAVLQCEAKGEKPIGILWNMNNMRLDPKNDNRYTIREEILSTGVMSSLSIKRTERSDSALFTCVATNAFGSDDASINMIIQEVPEMPYALKVLDKSGRSVQLSWAQPYDGNSPITRYIIEFKRSRASWDEIDRVMVPGDTTEAQVQKLNPATTYNIRIVAENTIGTSQSSEAVTIITAEEAPSGKPQNIKVEPVNQTTLRVTWKPPARSEWNGEILGYYVGYKLSNTNSSYVFETVNFVTEEGKEHNLELNNLRVYTQYSVVIQAFNKIGAGPLSDEEKQFTAEGTPSQPPSDTSCTTLTSQTIRVSWVSPPLESANGVIKTYKVVYAPSEEWYDETKRHYKKTASSDTVLHGLKKYTNYTMQILATTAGGDGVRSAAIHCQTEPDVPEAPTDVKALVMGHAAILVSWRPPAQPNGIIQQYTVYTKVEGAEGEPKSQKVPHYQMSYEATELEKNNPYEFWVTASTNIGEGQPSKSIVAMPSDQVPAKIASFDDTFTATFKEDAKMPCLAVGSPQPDITWKIKGVEFTGSDRMRVLPDGSLLVKSVNRQDAGDYTCHAENSIAKDSITHKLIVLAPPMSPQVTLSATTTDSLTVKLKPHEGDTAPLHGYTLHYKPEFGEWETAEVSVDAQKYTIENLLCGSRYQVYATGFNNIGAGEASDILNTRTKGYKPKLPEKSRFIEVSSNSVSLHFKAWKDGGCPMSHFVVENKKRDQIEWNQISNNVKPDNNYVVLDLEPATWYNLRITAHNSAGFTVAEYDFATLTVTGGTIAPSRDLPELTAEDTIRIILSNLNLVVPVVAALLVIIIAIIVICILRSKGNHHKDDVVYNQTMGPGATLDKRRPDLRDELGYIAPPNRKLPPVPGSNYNTCDRIKRARGGMRSNHSTWDPRRPNLYEELKAPPVPAHGNHYGHSHVVNECAYKHPGMEDEICPYATFHLLGFREEMDPTKAMNFQTFPHQNGHAPPGHAGTMGPPGHPGHMHSRSGSQSMPRANRYARKNSQGGQSSIYTPAPEYDDPANCAEEDQYRRYTRVNSQGGSLYSGPGPEYDDPANCAPEEDQYGSQYGGPYGTPYDHYGSRGSMGRRSVGSTRNPGNGSPEPPPPPPRNHDMSNSSFNDSKESNEISEAECDRDHGPRGNYGAVKRSPMHKDQRTTEEMRKLIERNEAGPKQLQQQSGAGFTAYDTMAV